In the genome of Kitasatospora cathayae, one region contains:
- a CDS encoding DUF3040 domain-containing protein, translating into MPLSEHEQRLLDQMERALYAEDPKFASALEGTGLRTYTRRRVYLAVAGFVLGVGLLMGGMVVPDQIWVSVVGFLVMLGCAVFAVTGWRRGPASQGSGPRQAAAPRRKAGMMDRVEQRWQRRRDEQTGGF; encoded by the coding sequence GTGCCGCTCTCGGAGCACGAGCAGCGACTGCTCGACCAGATGGAGCGAGCGCTGTATGCCGAAGATCCCAAATTCGCGTCAGCGCTTGAGGGAACCGGGCTGCGCACCTACACCCGTCGGCGGGTCTACCTGGCCGTCGCCGGTTTCGTGCTGGGGGTCGGCCTGCTGATGGGCGGCATGGTCGTTCCGGACCAGATCTGGGTCAGCGTCGTGGGGTTCCTGGTGATGCTCGGGTGCGCGGTGTTCGCCGTGACCGGCTGGCGCCGCGGGCCCGCGAGCCAGGGCTCCGGTCCCCGCCAGGCCGCCGCCCCGCGCCGCAAGGCCGGGATGATGGACCGGGTGGAGCAGCGCTGGCAGCGCCGCCGGGACGAGCAGACCGGCGGTTTCTGA
- a CDS encoding SAV_6107 family HEPN domain-containing protein produces MTISHPEPVTARLHSAALPHVPGPAGGRPAGRDVHPVLRRTAAPPAALDLLADAHRTLARARALEDPLERYATAHLAALRTVAAVLAVRGRPEKNPRRRKAIRSAWEVLPEVAPELAEWALYYGAGARRRAAAEAGIRGAASARDADDLIRNSALFLRLVERLLGLRPAPPAPRLPLDGDSHRA; encoded by the coding sequence ATGACCATCAGCCACCCTGAGCCCGTCACCGCCCGCCTCCACTCCGCCGCCCTTCCGCACGTCCCCGGCCCTGCCGGTGGCCGGCCCGCCGGGCGGGACGTCCATCCCGTGCTGCGCCGGACGGCCGCGCCGCCCGCCGCCCTCGACCTGCTCGCCGACGCCCACCGCACGCTGGCCCGTGCCCGCGCGCTGGAGGATCCGCTGGAGCGCTACGCCACCGCCCACCTGGCCGCGCTGCGCACGGTGGCCGCCGTGCTGGCCGTCCGCGGGCGGCCGGAGAAGAACCCGCGACGCCGCAAGGCCATCCGCAGCGCCTGGGAGGTGCTGCCCGAGGTGGCCCCCGAGCTGGCCGAATGGGCGCTCTACTACGGCGCCGGCGCCCGCCGCCGGGCCGCCGCCGAGGCCGGGATCCGGGGCGCCGCCTCGGCCCGCGACGCCGACGACCTGATCCGCAACTCGGCCCTGTTCCTGCGCCTGGTCGAGCGCCTGCTCGGCCTGCGCCCGGCCCCGCCCGCGCCCCGGCTGCCGCTCGACGGCGACAGCCACCGGGCGTGA
- a CDS encoding protein kinase domain-containing protein, with protein MRLGEEINGYRITTTPTNNNGGKCVWAFAEKDGRPYFIKQFLEPKRPRPDSPGSERSKRIRQEVCREFEERHRGVMSRLTPDMRGGGNLVLAEDFFADGSTYYKVTARIDTSTLERPQTLEPRQKSVLLRTLAVSLQLLHGIGIVHGDLKPANVLVQENKDNSLHIAKLIDFDDSYLSGSPPGPHDIAGDSLYGAPEWRRYVQEDPAVDARMLTTAADMFALGLMAHYYLTGALPGYDARYGSPADAVNAGEELRLDPRLSATVKGLITALTGRAPESRPRIAAFLAALKDPEACALRHPRPGTAKPSPAAAPAPAASGPVPQGSAEARVSRLRMNLGGGPRGRAATEPESTPPTSPDSPAAETPPRVSRVRINLGDRRK; from the coding sequence ATGAGGCTGGGCGAGGAGATCAACGGCTACCGGATCACCACCACGCCGACCAACAACAACGGCGGGAAGTGTGTCTGGGCGTTTGCCGAGAAGGACGGACGGCCGTACTTCATCAAGCAGTTCCTGGAGCCGAAGCGCCCGAGGCCGGACTCGCCGGGCAGCGAGCGCAGCAAGCGCATCCGACAGGAGGTGTGCCGGGAGTTCGAGGAGCGCCATCGCGGCGTGATGTCCCGCCTGACCCCGGACATGCGGGGCGGTGGCAACCTCGTGCTGGCCGAGGACTTCTTCGCCGACGGCAGCACCTACTACAAGGTCACCGCGCGGATCGACACCTCCACCCTGGAACGGCCCCAGACGCTGGAACCCCGGCAGAAGTCGGTGCTGCTGCGCACACTCGCCGTCAGCCTCCAACTCCTGCACGGCATCGGCATCGTGCACGGCGACCTGAAACCCGCAAACGTGCTGGTGCAGGAGAACAAGGACAACTCCCTCCACATCGCGAAGCTGATCGACTTCGACGACTCGTACCTCTCGGGCAGTCCCCCCGGCCCGCACGACATCGCCGGCGACTCCCTCTACGGGGCTCCGGAATGGCGCCGCTACGTGCAGGAGGACCCGGCGGTCGATGCCCGCATGCTCACCACCGCGGCGGACATGTTCGCCCTCGGGCTGATGGCGCACTACTACCTGACCGGCGCGCTGCCCGGCTACGACGCCCGCTACGGGTCTCCGGCCGACGCGGTCAACGCAGGGGAGGAACTCCGGCTCGATCCGCGGCTTTCCGCCACCGTCAAGGGCCTGATCACGGCCCTGACCGGGCGGGCCCCGGAGAGCCGCCCGAGGATCGCGGCCTTCCTCGCGGCGCTCAAGGACCCCGAGGCCTGCGCCTTGCGGCATCCCCGGCCGGGGACGGCGAAACCGTCCCCGGCCGCGGCTCCGGCGCCCGCCGCCTCCGGGCCGGTCCCGCAGGGGAGTGCCGAGGCCCGGGTGAGCAGGCTGCGGATGAACCTCGGTGGCGGCCCGCGCGGTCGCGCCGCCACCGAACCGGAGAGCACACCGCCCACCTCGCCCGACAGCCCGGCGGCGGAGACGCCACCGAGGGTGTCAAGAGTCCGGATCAACCTCGGTGACCGCCGCAAGTAG
- a CDS encoding transglutaminase TgpA family protein, with product MTTRAKLTVYSALATALASLCMLPLLTTRGWFTHALLVVGVISAVGAGLRRSPLYRWSVPTAQVLVLLLLMLIGFAGSGMTGGVLPGPSALRVLSRVFSSGLDDIVQYALPAPPTPGLRLILVSAVGLIAVLVDTIAVTYRRAALAGLPLLAMYSIGNGFAGKQGGSWIWFCFAAAGYLVLLFAEGQDRVSRWGRVFRGGARGTVTSNQVSLGGQQVGVLALALAMLLPVFLPRWDFGLLDSGSGGSSGSGTGLGRSVTSSLDPMISLESALTKPSDDVLLTYTLDSDLADQTYLRTGSLDQFDGASWKLGSTVVSDLPSTLPTPEGLRDPNVPRVEGDFQVSEKLEKSWLPMPYPAASVQVPNRGDWKLDPVTRTVVPVTERAIRGLRYHVTSLDLRPTADELRTAPTAPQDIRDRYTAVPSDLPTVVAQQARAITADAHTDYDRATALVNYFTGPQFKYDTSVEGGTGSNAIAVFLRDRRGFCVHFASTMAAMARVLKIPARVAVGFTPGDSKDGNTYSVTGRMYHAWPELYFSGYGWTRFEPTPSRGVPTHYTEASSAPTTAPTHQPTAAATSAAAVPAPTSSSDCTAKQRQLGECGPKDKVVSQAAEESWLLSGQVLGTLAVVVVLIALLLVPMFWRTAVRRRRLGGGGRRRPGGDGPTELTDAQVLAAWDELVDSAWDLGIPPDESRTPRSAARRITEKADLDAEAAAATGRLALATERVLYAPSGPVTTAPLAADVRTARRALQAGAGRRGRIRALLLPPSSAQLWWRISDAVQTARAAVATGTGRAVEAVTGPVRRVFTRRGRSTPGS from the coding sequence GTGACCACCCGGGCCAAACTGACCGTTTACTCGGCGCTGGCCACCGCCCTCGCCTCGCTGTGCATGCTCCCGCTGCTGACCACCCGCGGCTGGTTCACCCACGCCCTCCTGGTGGTCGGGGTGATCTCGGCGGTCGGCGCGGGCCTGCGCCGCTCCCCGCTGTACCGCTGGTCGGTGCCGACGGCCCAGGTGCTGGTGCTGCTCCTGCTGATGCTGATCGGCTTCGCCGGCTCCGGGATGACCGGCGGCGTGCTGCCCGGACCGTCCGCGCTGCGCGTGCTCAGCCGGGTCTTCTCCTCCGGCCTCGACGACATCGTGCAGTACGCCCTCCCGGCGCCACCGACCCCCGGTCTGCGGCTGATCCTGGTCTCCGCGGTCGGCCTGATCGCCGTGCTGGTGGACACCATCGCGGTGACCTACCGGCGCGCGGCGCTGGCCGGGCTGCCGCTGCTGGCGATGTACTCGATCGGCAACGGCTTCGCCGGGAAGCAGGGCGGCAGCTGGATCTGGTTCTGCTTCGCCGCCGCCGGCTACCTGGTGCTGCTGTTCGCGGAGGGCCAGGACCGGGTCTCCCGCTGGGGCCGGGTCTTCCGCGGCGGCGCGCGCGGCACGGTGACCTCCAACCAGGTCAGCCTGGGCGGCCAGCAGGTCGGCGTGCTGGCGCTGGCTTTGGCGATGCTGCTGCCGGTGTTCCTGCCGCGCTGGGACTTCGGGCTGCTGGACTCCGGCTCCGGCGGGTCGTCCGGCAGCGGCACCGGCCTCGGCCGGAGCGTGACGAGCAGCCTCGACCCGATGATCAGCCTGGAGTCCGCGCTCACCAAGCCGAGCGACGACGTGCTGCTCACCTACACCCTGGACAGCGACCTGGCCGACCAGACCTACCTGCGCACCGGCTCGCTGGACCAGTTCGACGGCGCCAGCTGGAAGCTCGGCAGCACCGTGGTCAGCGACCTCCCCAGCACCCTGCCCACCCCCGAGGGACTGCGGGACCCCAACGTCCCCCGGGTCGAGGGCGACTTCCAGGTCAGCGAGAAGCTGGAGAAGAGCTGGCTGCCGATGCCGTACCCGGCCGCGTCCGTCCAGGTCCCCAACCGCGGCGACTGGAAGCTCGACCCGGTGACCCGCACCGTCGTGCCGGTCACCGAGCGGGCGATCCGCGGGCTGCGCTACCACGTCACCTCGCTGGACCTGCGGCCGACCGCGGACGAGCTGCGCACCGCGCCGACCGCCCCGCAGGACATCCGGGACCGCTACACCGCCGTCCCCTCCGACCTGCCGACGGTGGTCGCGCAGCAGGCCAGGGCGATCACCGCCGACGCGCACACGGACTACGACCGGGCGACGGCGCTGGTGAACTACTTCACCGGCCCGCAGTTCAAGTACGACACCTCGGTCGAGGGCGGCACCGGCAGCAACGCGATCGCGGTCTTCCTGCGCGACCGCCGGGGCTTCTGCGTGCACTTCGCCTCCACCATGGCGGCGATGGCCCGGGTGCTGAAGATCCCGGCCCGGGTCGCGGTCGGCTTCACCCCCGGCGACAGCAAGGACGGCAACACCTACTCGGTCACCGGCCGGATGTACCACGCCTGGCCCGAGCTGTACTTCTCCGGCTACGGCTGGACGCGCTTCGAGCCGACCCCGAGCCGGGGCGTCCCGACCCACTACACCGAGGCCTCCAGCGCCCCGACCACGGCGCCCACCCACCAGCCGACCGCCGCGGCGACCAGCGCGGCCGCCGTACCGGCGCCGACCAGCAGCTCGGACTGCACCGCCAAGCAGCGTCAGCTGGGCGAGTGCGGGCCCAAGGACAAGGTCGTCAGCCAGGCCGCCGAGGAGTCCTGGCTGCTGTCCGGGCAGGTGCTCGGCACCCTGGCCGTGGTGGTGGTGCTGATCGCCCTGCTGCTCGTACCGATGTTCTGGCGCACCGCCGTGCGCCGTCGCCGGCTCGGCGGTGGCGGGCGGCGCCGGCCCGGCGGGGACGGCCCGACCGAGCTCACCGACGCCCAGGTGCTGGCCGCCTGGGACGAGCTGGTCGACTCCGCCTGGGACCTCGGAATTCCCCCGGACGAGTCACGCACTCCGCGCTCGGCCGCCCGGCGGATCACCGAGAAGGCGGACCTGGACGCGGAGGCGGCGGCCGCCACCGGGCGGCTGGCGCTGGCCACCGAGCGGGTGCTCTACGCCCCGTCCGGGCCGGTCACCACGGCTCCGCTGGCCGCCGACGTCCGCACCGCCCGACGCGCTCTGCAGGCCGGCGCCGGTCGGCGCGGGCGGATCCGGGCGCTGTTGCTGCCGCCGTCCTCGGCGCAGCTGTGGTGGCGGATCTCCGACGCGGTGCAGACGGCCCGGGCTGCCGTCGCCACCGGGACCGGCCGGGCCGTCGAGGCGGTCACCGGTCCGGTGCGGCGGGTGTTCACCCGGCGCGGGCGGTCCACCCCCGGGTCCTGA
- a CDS encoding DUF58 domain-containing protein: MASSADQTGGLRAGLRGLTTRGRSFLAAGLTAVVCAYVLDQDALLRVGVLLAALPLAAALVVANTRYRVASGRRLSPHRAIAGQEARVHLRVDNVSRVPTGLLLLEDKVPYVLGPRPRFVLDRVEPRGFREVSYRVRSDLRGRYPLGPLQLRLSDPFGMCEVNRAFTASDVLTVVPQVQTLPQVRLTGEWIGQGESHTRTLALAGDDDVILREYRPGDDLRRVHWRSTAKYGELMVRREEQPQKARATVLLDTREVGHRGTGPASSFEWAVSCAASVAVHLLERGYQTQLLTDTGQWVPGPGTGGHNLAADTSGLILDALAVADLSDGAGISRAEEPLRAGGEGLLVAVLGDLDAAQTARLARLRDRTGGAIAFLLDTETWAGLRMLAPDTGGDAFRERVRELRRAGWTVLPVRAGDSVPDLWRAADGAKTTAPYREEAGA; this comes from the coding sequence GTGGCCTCATCAGCCGATCAGACCGGCGGACTGCGGGCCGGACTGCGCGGCCTCACCACCCGGGGCCGTTCCTTCCTCGCGGCCGGCCTGACCGCGGTGGTCTGCGCCTACGTGCTCGACCAGGACGCGCTGCTGCGGGTCGGCGTGCTGCTCGCCGCGCTGCCGTTGGCCGCCGCCCTGGTGGTCGCCAACACCCGCTACCGGGTGGCCAGCGGCCGCCGGCTCAGCCCGCACCGGGCGATCGCCGGCCAGGAGGCCCGGGTCCACCTGCGGGTGGACAACGTCTCCCGGGTGCCCACCGGTCTGCTGCTGCTGGAGGACAAGGTCCCGTACGTGCTCGGGCCGCGCCCGCGCTTCGTGCTGGACCGGGTCGAGCCGCGCGGCTTCCGTGAGGTCTCCTACCGGGTCCGCTCCGACCTGCGCGGCCGCTACCCGCTCGGGCCACTGCAGCTGCGGCTGTCCGACCCGTTCGGAATGTGCGAGGTCAACCGCGCCTTCACCGCCTCCGACGTGCTCACCGTCGTCCCGCAGGTCCAGACGCTGCCGCAGGTGCGGCTCACCGGCGAGTGGATCGGCCAGGGCGAGAGCCACACCCGCACCCTGGCGCTGGCCGGGGACGACGACGTGATCCTGCGCGAGTACCGTCCCGGCGACGACCTGCGCCGGGTGCACTGGCGCTCCACCGCCAAGTACGGCGAGCTGATGGTGCGCCGCGAGGAGCAGCCGCAGAAGGCCCGCGCCACCGTCCTGCTGGACACCCGCGAGGTGGGGCACCGGGGCACCGGCCCCGCCTCCTCCTTCGAGTGGGCGGTCAGCTGCGCCGCCTCCGTCGCCGTGCACCTGCTGGAGCGCGGCTACCAGACCCAGCTGCTCACCGACACCGGTCAGTGGGTGCCCGGGCCCGGCACCGGCGGCCACAACCTCGCCGCCGACACCTCCGGGCTGATCCTGGACGCCCTCGCGGTCGCCGACCTGTCCGACGGCGCCGGGATCTCCCGCGCCGAGGAGCCGCTGCGGGCCGGCGGCGAGGGCCTGCTGGTCGCCGTGCTCGGCGACCTGGACGCGGCGCAGACGGCCAGGCTGGCCCGGCTGCGCGACCGCACCGGCGGGGCGATCGCCTTCCTGCTCGACACCGAGACCTGGGCCGGGCTGCGGATGCTCGCCCCGGACACCGGCGGCGACGCGTTCCGCGAGCGGGTCCGGGAGCTGCGCCGGGCCGGCTGGACGGTCCTGCCGGTCCGGGCCGGCGACTCCGTGCCGGACCTGTGGCGGGCCGCCGACGGCGCGAAGACCACCGCCCCCTACCGAGAAGAGGCCGGCGCGTGA
- a CDS encoding phytoene desaturase family protein, protein MARIVIIGAGMSGLAAASRLATLGHRVTVCEASGTYGGMVGRYERDGFAFDTGPGLLPLPAVYRDLALKTGKEPLEELVELAPVDPESRHLFPDGTAVTLPNASRGGVSQALDAAFGAGSGARWSEVMNHGRTVWEATRRPLLEEPLPADRAFLGTDPYPVPPATGLARLRRPRPWTLRDVAARELGGHPGLTALLSEAAIRYGFAPGQAPAGATVLPYMEQSFGVWYVRGGLRALAQAVHRRCELRKVEFRFDTPVTRVVVEDGRARGVETADGRIEADLVVSAMDAGALHRHGLAEWPGLPPERWEPHGVPGRFTVLLALRGPRPAGTVHRTVVHAADPAAEEAALTGSAPLCERPTVQVLRPDDPALRPDDAHESVVLTATVPAQGDVDWTAPGVADHYADRLLAHVDAAGLGLRDRLLWRVVRTPEDTRRETGALAGALARPALAGTSGAWLKPANESPVPGLYLIGGNTHPGGGLSRAGMSACITANLIGPA, encoded by the coding sequence ATGGCACGGATCGTCATCATCGGCGCAGGAATGAGCGGGCTCGCGGCGGCCTCCCGGCTGGCGACCCTCGGTCACCGGGTGACGGTCTGCGAGGCGAGCGGCACGTACGGCGGCATGGTCGGCCGGTACGAGCGCGACGGCTTCGCCTTCGACACCGGTCCCGGGCTGCTCCCGCTGCCCGCCGTCTACCGCGACCTCGCGCTGAAGACCGGCAAGGAGCCGCTGGAAGAGCTGGTCGAGCTGGCGCCGGTGGACCCGGAGAGCCGGCACCTGTTCCCCGACGGCACCGCCGTCACCCTGCCCAACGCCTCGCGCGGCGGCGTCAGCCAGGCCCTGGACGCCGCCTTCGGCGCGGGCTCCGGCGCCCGCTGGAGCGAGGTGATGAACCACGGCCGGACGGTCTGGGAGGCCACCCGCCGCCCCCTGCTGGAGGAACCGCTCCCGGCTGACCGGGCCTTCCTGGGCACCGACCCGTACCCCGTCCCGCCGGCCACCGGCCTGGCCCGGCTGCGCCGCCCCCGGCCGTGGACCCTCCGGGACGTCGCCGCACGCGAGCTCGGCGGCCATCCCGGCCTCACCGCCCTGCTGTCCGAGGCCGCGATCCGGTACGGCTTCGCCCCCGGTCAGGCCCCGGCCGGGGCCACGGTGCTGCCGTACATGGAGCAGTCCTTCGGCGTCTGGTACGTCCGGGGCGGCCTGCGGGCCCTGGCGCAGGCCGTGCACCGGCGCTGCGAGCTGCGCAAGGTCGAGTTCCGCTTCGACACCCCGGTCACCCGGGTGGTCGTCGAGGACGGCCGGGCGCGCGGGGTGGAGACGGCGGACGGCCGGATCGAGGCCGACCTGGTGGTCTCGGCGATGGACGCGGGCGCCCTGCACCGCCACGGCCTCGCCGAGTGGCCCGGTCTGCCGCCCGAGCGGTGGGAGCCGCACGGGGTGCCCGGCCGGTTCACCGTGCTGCTGGCCCTGCGCGGGCCCCGCCCGGCGGGCACCGTGCACCGGACGGTCGTGCACGCGGCCGACCCGGCTGCGGAGGAGGCGGCGCTGACCGGCTCCGCCCCGCTCTGCGAACGCCCCACCGTGCAGGTGCTCCGCCCGGACGACCCGGCGCTGCGCCCCGACGACGCCCACGAGAGCGTGGTGCTGACCGCGACCGTCCCGGCCCAGGGCGACGTCGACTGGACCGCCCCGGGCGTCGCCGACCACTACGCGGACCGGCTGCTCGCCCACGTCGACGCGGCCGGCCTGGGCCTGCGCGACCGGCTGCTGTGGCGGGTCGTCCGCACCCCGGAGGACACCCGCCGCGAGACCGGCGCCCTCGCCGGCGCCCTCGCCCGCCCCGCCCTGGCCGGCACCTCGGGCGCCTGGCTGAAGCCCGCCAACGAGTCCCCCGTCCCCGGCCTCTACCTGATCGGCGGCAACACCCACCCCGGCGGCGGCCTCTCCCGCGCGGGCATGTCCGCCTGCATCACCGCCAACCTCATCGGCCCGGCCTGA
- a CDS encoding methyltransferase domain-containing protein, which yields MYPTRPRSALRTAVVWEVVRAALEKRVAELDQPVLDVVDTGGGTGNFAVPVAKLGHRVTVVDPSPDALFALERRAAEAGVTDLIRAVQGDTQTLPELVAPGTVDAVLCHGVLEVVDDPAESLGSLAATLREGGLVSLLAANRNGAVLARALAGHFNEARTVLSAVDGRWGEQDPMPRRFTGEELSRLAEGAGLRVESVHGVRVFADLVPGVLVDTEPGAMEALLKLEEAAAAQPAFHAVATQLHVLATLA from the coding sequence TTGTACCCGACGCGTCCCCGCAGTGCCCTGCGTACCGCCGTGGTGTGGGAGGTGGTGCGGGCAGCCCTCGAGAAGCGGGTGGCCGAGCTGGACCAGCCGGTGCTCGACGTGGTCGACACCGGCGGCGGCACCGGCAACTTCGCCGTGCCGGTGGCCAAGCTCGGCCACCGGGTCACCGTGGTGGACCCGAGCCCGGACGCGCTGTTCGCGCTGGAGCGCCGGGCCGCCGAGGCAGGGGTGACGGACCTGATCCGGGCCGTCCAGGGCGACACCCAGACGCTGCCCGAGCTGGTCGCGCCCGGCACCGTGGACGCGGTGCTCTGCCACGGCGTGCTGGAGGTGGTGGACGACCCGGCCGAGTCGCTCGGCAGCCTGGCCGCCACCCTGCGCGAGGGCGGCCTGGTCAGCCTGCTGGCCGCCAACCGCAACGGCGCCGTGCTGGCCCGCGCGCTGGCCGGCCACTTCAACGAGGCCCGTACGGTGCTCTCCGCCGTCGACGGCCGCTGGGGCGAGCAGGACCCGATGCCGCGCCGCTTCACCGGCGAGGAGCTGAGCCGGCTGGCCGAGGGCGCGGGCCTGCGGGTGGAGTCGGTGCACGGCGTCCGGGTCTTCGCCGACCTGGTGCCCGGCGTGCTGGTGGACACCGAGCCGGGCGCCATGGAGGCGCTGCTGAAGCTGGAGGAGGCCGCCGCCGCGCAGCCCGCCTTCCACGCCGTGGCCACCCAGCTGCACGTGCTGGCCACCCTGGCCTGA
- a CDS encoding PP2C family protein-serine/threonine phosphatase: MTTPPRAVPPAPSVPPVPSGPAMPPEAPTTAVTHAVGLDPQAGLGALSVWTERTAGAGEDADPLVLHHLPSRTGLVAVFDGAGGAGSGPSWTNGRGLSRSGAWTGSRVARLAVELWFRDCVEHHRPPEARVLEDRLREVLDAARPAVRSKVVGTMRRQLPTTMAAIRYRIGDTGVSVRTLWAGDSRAYVLTPSEGLQVLTRDHTDETDALAQLIQDPPMTNMVCADRPFRVESHAVPLNGPCVLLCATDGFFGYLWTPGDFESVLLESLQKSSDEADWAARLSRKVEQYTADDASLALVTIGFSDFRELCERFRDRYRRSRERYRGMPDFSDAQALRHWREQDWLRYRTEYERHMPEAGEVAE; this comes from the coding sequence ATGACGACACCGCCCCGGGCCGTACCACCGGCTCCGTCCGTACCGCCCGTCCCGTCCGGTCCGGCGATGCCTCCGGAGGCACCGACGACGGCGGTGACGCACGCCGTCGGGCTCGACCCGCAGGCCGGGCTCGGCGCGCTCAGCGTGTGGACCGAACGCACGGCGGGAGCCGGCGAGGACGCGGACCCGCTGGTCCTGCACCACCTTCCGAGTCGGACAGGCCTGGTGGCGGTGTTCGACGGCGCGGGCGGCGCCGGGTCGGGCCCGAGCTGGACCAACGGCCGCGGTCTCTCCCGTAGTGGGGCGTGGACCGGATCCAGGGTGGCCCGGCTGGCCGTGGAACTGTGGTTCCGCGACTGCGTCGAGCACCACCGGCCCCCGGAGGCCCGGGTACTCGAAGACCGGTTGCGGGAAGTCCTCGACGCGGCCCGCCCCGCCGTCCGCAGCAAGGTGGTCGGCACGATGCGTCGGCAGCTTCCGACCACGATGGCGGCGATCCGGTACCGCATCGGTGACACGGGCGTCTCGGTGCGCACCCTGTGGGCCGGCGACTCCCGGGCCTACGTCCTGACCCCGAGCGAGGGACTCCAGGTGCTCACGCGGGACCACACCGACGAGACGGATGCGTTGGCACAGCTCATCCAGGACCCGCCGATGACCAATATGGTCTGCGCCGACCGGCCGTTCAGGGTCGAGTCGCACGCCGTCCCGCTGAACGGGCCGTGCGTGCTGCTCTGCGCGACCGACGGCTTCTTCGGGTACCTGTGGACGCCGGGGGACTTCGAGTCCGTGTTGTTGGAGTCCTTGCAGAAGTCCTCGGACGAGGCCGACTGGGCGGCCCGGCTCAGCCGCAAGGTCGAGCAGTACACGGCCGACGACGCGTCGCTCGCCCTGGTGACGATCGGGTTCTCCGACTTCCGTGAACTCTGCGAGCGGTTCAGGGACCGCTACCGGAGGAGCCGCGAGCGCTATCGGGGAATGCCGGACTTCTCCGACGCGCAGGCCCTGCGGCACTGGCGCGAGCAGGACTGGCTCAGGTACCGGACCGAGTACGAACGGCACATGCCCGAGGCGGGGGAGGTCGCCGAATGA
- a CDS encoding DUF4126 domain-containing protein, whose amino-acid sequence MTVLPLIFTSGLASGINAYAVVLLLGLLGRFAGAESVPHPLERTDVLIAAAVLFLLEAVADKIPYVDTVWDAVHTVIRPIAGAVVGVLIASNDPGSLSTVVAGAMGGTTALVTHLVKASLRMAVNTSPEPASNIVVSLLEDLSVAGLVTLAIFHPWLAASVAAVLLLIGLLLVRLVIGRIRAFRARRRERRAARAAADGAYAGQNT is encoded by the coding sequence ATGACGGTCCTGCCGCTGATCTTCACCAGCGGTCTGGCCAGCGGCATCAACGCGTACGCGGTGGTGCTGCTGCTCGGCCTGCTGGGCCGGTTCGCCGGGGCGGAGTCGGTGCCGCACCCGCTGGAGCGCACCGACGTGCTGATCGCGGCGGCCGTGCTGTTCCTGCTGGAGGCGGTGGCCGACAAGATCCCGTACGTCGACACCGTCTGGGACGCCGTGCACACCGTGATCCGGCCGATCGCCGGCGCCGTCGTCGGCGTGCTGATCGCGAGCAACGACCCGGGCTCGCTCAGCACGGTCGTGGCCGGGGCGATGGGCGGCACCACGGCACTGGTCACCCACCTGGTGAAGGCCTCGCTGCGGATGGCCGTCAACACCTCGCCCGAGCCGGCCAGCAACATCGTGGTCAGCCTGCTGGAGGACCTCTCGGTGGCCGGCCTGGTCACCCTGGCGATCTTCCACCCCTGGCTGGCCGCCTCGGTCGCCGCGGTACTGCTGCTGATCGGCCTGCTGCTGGTCCGGCTGGTGATCGGCAGGATCCGGGCGTTCCGGGCCCGCCGCCGCGAGCGCAGGGCCGCCCGGGCGGCCGCTGACGGGGCTTACGCAGGTCAGAACACCTAG
- a CDS encoding vWA domain-containing protein: MSTAQTPYQGNLQYAVDIVLCVDATASMGPVLESVKASALSFHQRLESVMASKGKSISQLRIKTIAFRDFGDRADDALEETDFIQLPDGAHEFEGFLKGLEATGGGDIPESALEALALAVGAPWETGLDRRRHVIVMFTDAPAHPLGSTHTTVPGYPQSIPRSMDDLFEQWGYARSQAAVMEQSAKRLVLFAPDQQPWTGIADDWDLTLHFPSKAGDGLQEFEMDEIIDTIANSL; the protein is encoded by the coding sequence ATGAGCACTGCTCAGACGCCTTACCAGGGCAACCTGCAGTACGCCGTCGACATCGTGCTGTGCGTCGACGCCACGGCCAGCATGGGCCCGGTCCTCGAATCCGTGAAGGCCAGCGCGCTCTCCTTCCACCAGCGGCTGGAGTCCGTGATGGCCTCGAAGGGCAAGTCGATCAGCCAGCTGAGGATCAAGACCATCGCCTTCCGGGACTTCGGCGACCGGGCCGACGATGCCCTCGAGGAGACGGACTTCATTCAACTCCCGGACGGAGCCCATGAGTTCGAGGGATTTCTGAAGGGGCTGGAGGCCACCGGCGGCGGCGACATCCCGGAGTCCGCGCTGGAGGCCCTGGCGCTCGCGGTGGGCGCCCCCTGGGAGACCGGGCTGGACCGGCGCCGACACGTCATCGTGATGTTCACCGACGCCCCGGCCCACCCGCTGGGCAGCACCCACACGACGGTGCCCGGGTACCCCCAGTCGATTCCGCGCAGCATGGACGACCTGTTCGAGCAGTGGGGGTACGCCCGGAGTCAAGCGGCGGTCATGGAGCAGTCGGCGAAGCGCCTCGTACTGTTCGCGCCCGATCAGCAGCCGTGGACCGGGATCGCCGACGACTGGGACCTCACGCTGCACTTCCCGTCGAAGGCGGGCGACGGCCTCCAGGAATTCGAGATGGACGAGATCATCGACACGATCGCCAACAGCCTCTGA